One genomic window of Desulfuromonas sp. AOP6 includes the following:
- a CDS encoding FAD-dependent oxidoreductase: MTQDHARPGQRIAVIGGGVAGIVAAHLLQERHEVTLFEKNDYLGGHTHTIEIKEGPDAGAAVDTGFIVLNDRTYPLFQTFLKRLGVATRDSEMSFGFQCHQSGLVYAGTNLNGLFAQRRNLFSPTFFRFLQEIGRFNRQASLDLEGGTVHTVTLREYLAHWGYSRFLVDNYLVPMAAAIWSTPAVQIGDFPAVSFLNFFRNHGLLSFRNRPIWKTVVGGSHAYVKAFSGKFRGQLHLRSSVRAIERRPEGVQVTLADGEVLSFDHVVLAAHADQNLAMLKDPSLLETRLLSPWRYQKNHTVLHTDSSLLPRRRSAWAAWNFTRERETEQDRPVFVTYYMNRLQGLRTSRDYCVTLNRRDPFDPATVIAEMDYHHPLYDFDAMATQRELPDLNGKQRTFFCGSYFGYGFHEDAVRSGVAVAKSFGISL, encoded by the coding sequence ATGACCCAGGACCACGCCCGTCCGGGCCAGCGGATCGCCGTCATCGGGGGAGGGGTGGCCGGCATTGTCGCCGCCCACCTCCTGCAGGAGCGGCACGAGGTCACCCTGTTCGAGAAGAACGACTATCTCGGCGGCCATACCCATACCATCGAGATCAAGGAGGGCCCCGATGCCGGCGCGGCTGTCGATACCGGTTTCATCGTTCTAAACGACCGGACCTATCCTCTCTTTCAGACCTTTCTGAAACGGCTGGGGGTGGCCACCCGGGATTCGGAAATGTCCTTCGGCTTTCAGTGCCACCAGAGCGGGCTGGTTTACGCTGGTACCAACCTCAACGGCCTCTTTGCCCAGAGACGGAACCTCTTCAGCCCCACTTTCTTCCGTTTCCTGCAGGAAATCGGCCGATTCAACCGACAGGCCAGCCTCGACCTGGAGGGGGGGACGGTCCACACGGTTACCCTCCGGGAGTACCTGGCCCACTGGGGGTACTCCCGGTTCCTGGTCGACAACTACCTGGTGCCGATGGCTGCAGCCATCTGGTCCACGCCGGCCGTGCAGATCGGCGATTTTCCTGCGGTATCTTTCCTGAATTTCTTCCGCAACCACGGGCTGCTGTCCTTCCGCAACCGCCCCATCTGGAAAACGGTAGTGGGGGGGAGCCATGCCTATGTCAAGGCCTTCTCCGGTAAGTTCCGGGGGCAGCTTCACCTCCGGAGCTCCGTCCGGGCGATCGAACGCCGGCCCGAGGGGGTCCAGGTGACCCTTGCGGACGGCGAGGTCCTCTCCTTCGATCACGTCGTCCTCGCCGCCCACGCCGACCAGAACCTGGCGATGCTCAAGGACCCGAGCCTTCTGGAAACCCGGCTCCTGTCTCCCTGGCGCTACCAGAAAAACCACACGGTCCTGCATACGGATTCGAGCCTGCTTCCCCGGCGCCGATCCGCCTGGGCTGCCTGGAACTTCACCCGGGAGCGGGAGACGGAGCAGGACCGCCCGGTCTTCGTGACCTACTACATGAACCGCCTGCAGGGTTTGCGCACTTCCAGGGACTACTGCGTGACCCTGAACCGTCGGGATCCCTTCGATCCGGCTACCGTCATTGCCGAGATGGACTACCACCATCCCCTCTACGATTTTGACGCTATGGCCACCCAGAGGGAGCTGCCGGACCTCAACGGGAAGCAGAGGACCTTTTTCTGCGGCAGCTACTTCGGATACGGATTCCATGAGGACGCCGTCCGGTCCGGAGTGGCGGTGGCCAAGTCTTTCGGGATATCCCTGTGA
- a CDS encoding DUF6178 family protein — MENIELPDRKKVGHLVLHRDARTITPKEFNLLSQKERLEIVRRASGSHKYNLIMEAKDPAALVRKLPTQEVYLLLRERGLDESMELIELLTPTQIGTFIDFDCWQGDQLKPEVVLNWLVLLLETKNEQQVLQLVQSMDFELLVMMLKKFVTVIRGMEAFENEDGLQEAIFRDGGYELGFADSESAKIVGAFLDTLRRLEPEFYPRLMEAVRWESDSMLEEETYQNRCNRLQDLGIPDPFEALKVYTYLDPEQFAGVAVARKEVLSAQADVVPPGFVMTMSEPGDLLAEVLADNLDEKTCWELTYLLNKVMSADRVDMGETEQVKEEMAEVFHYLNLALQYQAGGDVEAAAKQVKENYLENLFRLGFSLTLQLQRRAKALLASPLAPYLDGPFRALTDALCQRKPRFFEGLLEINRAGQRPFTTLSDVKLAAEWLDRLEVQRHLFTEQFPFALPEPAALDLSGCMPDDADDLALSDFFLTALANRLLGRAFVPEPLAADELPGLHALVSEGGQLRPVLRQETAQWLESLVPGAGAFADYCLDLWQEEFCTLTPEDIDPRYVGGLIVRLG; from the coding sequence ATGGAAAATATCGAACTGCCCGACCGCAAGAAAGTCGGCCATCTGGTTCTGCACCGCGATGCCCGCACGATCACCCCCAAGGAATTCAATCTGCTCAGCCAGAAAGAGCGTCTGGAGATTGTGCGACGGGCTTCCGGCAGCCATAAATACAACCTGATTATGGAGGCCAAAGATCCGGCCGCCCTCGTGCGCAAGCTGCCGACCCAGGAAGTCTACCTGTTGCTCCGGGAGAGAGGCCTGGACGAGTCGATGGAACTCATCGAGCTGCTCACCCCCACCCAAATCGGCACCTTCATTGACTTCGACTGCTGGCAGGGGGATCAGCTAAAGCCCGAGGTCGTGCTCAACTGGCTGGTTCTTCTGCTCGAAACCAAGAACGAACAGCAGGTTCTGCAGCTGGTCCAGAGCATGGATTTCGAACTGCTGGTGATGATGCTCAAGAAGTTCGTCACCGTCATCCGCGGCATGGAGGCCTTCGAGAATGAGGATGGCCTGCAGGAGGCCATCTTTCGCGATGGCGGCTACGAACTGGGGTTTGCCGATTCGGAAAGCGCCAAGATCGTCGGCGCCTTTCTCGACACCCTGCGCCGTCTGGAGCCTGAATTCTATCCCCGCCTCATGGAGGCTGTGCGCTGGGAATCAGACTCCATGCTGGAGGAAGAAACCTACCAGAACCGCTGCAATCGCCTGCAGGACCTGGGGATTCCCGACCCCTTCGAGGCGCTGAAGGTCTATACCTATCTCGATCCCGAGCAGTTCGCGGGCGTTGCCGTCGCCAGAAAGGAAGTCCTCTCAGCGCAGGCCGACGTCGTACCTCCCGGCTTCGTGATGACGATGAGCGAGCCGGGAGATCTGCTGGCCGAGGTTCTCGCCGATAATCTGGACGAAAAGACCTGCTGGGAGCTGACCTATCTGCTCAACAAGGTGATGAGCGCCGACCGTGTCGATATGGGGGAGACGGAGCAGGTCAAAGAGGAAATGGCCGAGGTCTTCCACTATCTCAACCTGGCCCTGCAGTATCAGGCCGGTGGCGATGTGGAGGCGGCGGCGAAGCAGGTAAAGGAAAACTATCTGGAAAATCTTTTCCGTCTCGGCTTCAGCCTCACCCTGCAGTTGCAGCGCCGCGCCAAAGCCCTGCTGGCTTCGCCCCTGGCCCCCTATCTGGATGGACCCTTCCGCGCCCTGACCGACGCCCTCTGCCAGCGCAAGCCGCGCTTTTTTGAAGGACTGCTCGAAATCAACCGGGCGGGACAGCGTCCCTTCACCACCCTGAGCGACGTGAAGCTGGCCGCTGAGTGGCTCGACCGGCTGGAGGTGCAGCGCCACCTTTTCACCGAGCAGTTCCCCTTTGCCCTGCCAGAACCGGCGGCGCTGGACCTGTCCGGCTGCATGCCCGACGACGCCGACGACCTGGCCCTGTCCGACTTTTTCCTCACCGCGCTGGCCAACCGGCTTCTGGGCCGCGCCTTCGTGCCCGAACCGCTTGCCGCCGACGAACTGCCCGGCCTGCACGCCCTTGTGAGTGAGGGGGGACAGCTGCGCCCGGTCTTGCGTCAGGAGACAGCCCAGTGGTTGGAGAGCCTGGTGCCTGGCGCCGGCGCCTTTGCCGACTATTGTCTCGATCTCTGGCAGGAGGAATTCTGCACCCTCACGCCCGAGGACATCGACCCCCGCTATGTGGGCGGGCTCATCGTGCGTCTCGGCTGA
- a CDS encoding HD domain-containing phosphohydrolase — protein MMKRLKSYFHSRVGRRIFLVFLVCTILPVTVLAVVSYYRVADQLEDQARHRLRQTGRNVGLLLHGQLMVLHQELHLLAHSYQADPSTFPARFASLGLDLRQPLTSLTLFTEEAVPTLLSGEKNSGWQPPPAEVLRRMGENAILWIPADGPHELAIYLAVRLDPASSATGLLWAEISPSVLIEKAAEALPPHINIFVATSRGQRLYAPPLHRQKRPLAANPTVSGQSVASLCGDRNCMADQVAVSLRDSFDEDDWIITLHEPREVSLVSLYSFRRTFYLVAAVSLWSVLLVSAIFIRRSLVPLQRLKEGTRRLGRGDFSQAVEVDSADEFAELAQSFNAMATELDNQFYTLDEMGQTTRAILVALDREKLVQAVLTRLPRIVRCDCLGLTLAEGQQNQFSTFLAAPAREQTATEEKHTCLLEATEIQALGEIEDAFFTEAADILPNLLDPLARRGTGSFFILPIHQNGSIQGALLLGYRTAPHLSREDRVRARAIADQITVALANIRLIEELADLNYGTLTALARTVDAKSSWTAGHSERVTSLALAIGRTLGLSAGDLDLLHRASLLHDIGKIGVPNAILEKPIPLNPVEYSVINTHPEKGVRILEPIQAYRDVLPIVEQHHEWFNGQGYPRGLQGEEIAPGARILAVADVYDALISDRPYRRGWPHDEVMAHLQKGSGQQFDPEVVHAFMRTVSSAAYPA, from the coding sequence ATGATGAAGCGACTGAAGTCCTACTTTCATAGCCGGGTGGGACGCCGAATTTTTCTGGTCTTCCTGGTCTGTACCATTCTACCGGTCACCGTTCTGGCCGTGGTTTCCTATTACCGGGTTGCCGACCAGCTGGAGGACCAGGCCCGTCATCGCCTGCGTCAGACGGGTCGAAACGTCGGCCTGCTCCTTCACGGACAGCTCATGGTTCTGCATCAGGAACTCCATCTGCTGGCGCACTCCTATCAGGCCGATCCGTCCACCTTCCCTGCCCGTTTCGCGTCCCTTGGTTTAGACCTGAGGCAGCCGCTGACCAGCCTCACCCTGTTCACCGAAGAAGCGGTCCCGACTCTATTGTCGGGGGAAAAGAATTCCGGCTGGCAACCTCCCCCCGCTGAAGTCCTCCGGAGAATGGGCGAGAACGCCATTCTCTGGATTCCGGCAGACGGCCCGCATGAGCTGGCGATCTATCTGGCGGTGCGGCTTGATCCGGCCAGCTCCGCGACAGGGCTCCTGTGGGCCGAGATTTCGCCCTCGGTGCTCATTGAAAAAGCGGCCGAGGCCCTTCCCCCCCACATCAACATATTCGTCGCCACCAGCCGGGGGCAAAGGCTCTATGCCCCCCCTTTACATCGGCAGAAGCGGCCTCTGGCAGCGAACCCCACCGTTAGCGGGCAGTCCGTCGCAAGTCTGTGCGGAGACCGCAACTGCATGGCCGATCAGGTCGCCGTATCCCTGCGCGACTCTTTTGACGAAGACGACTGGATTATCACCCTGCACGAGCCCCGAGAAGTCTCCCTGGTTTCCCTGTACAGTTTTCGCCGAACCTTCTATCTGGTCGCCGCCGTTTCTCTGTGGAGTGTTCTCCTGGTCAGCGCGATCTTTATCCGCCGCAGTCTGGTGCCCTTGCAGCGGCTCAAAGAAGGCACCCGCCGACTTGGGCGGGGCGATTTCAGCCAGGCCGTGGAGGTCGACAGCGCCGACGAGTTCGCCGAACTGGCCCAGTCCTTCAACGCCATGGCCACAGAACTCGACAACCAGTTCTATACTCTGGATGAAATGGGACAAACCACCCGGGCCATCCTGGTCGCTCTGGACCGCGAAAAGCTGGTCCAGGCCGTTCTGACCCGTCTCCCCCGCATCGTGCGCTGTGACTGCCTCGGACTGACTCTGGCTGAGGGTCAACAGAATCAATTCAGCACCTTTCTCGCTGCCCCGGCCAGAGAACAGACAGCGACAGAGGAGAAACACACCTGCCTGCTCGAGGCGACGGAAATCCAGGCCCTGGGTGAAATTGAGGACGCTTTTTTTACCGAGGCCGCCGACATCCTTCCCAACCTGCTCGACCCCCTCGCCCGCAGAGGGACAGGTTCCTTCTTTATCCTGCCCATTCATCAGAACGGCAGCATCCAGGGCGCGCTGCTGCTCGGCTACCGCACAGCGCCTCACCTGAGCCGGGAAGACCGTGTGCGGGCGCGGGCCATAGCTGACCAGATCACCGTTGCCCTGGCCAACATCCGGCTTATCGAGGAACTGGCCGACCTCAACTACGGCACGCTGACCGCCCTGGCCCGCACGGTTGACGCCAAATCATCCTGGACAGCGGGTCATTCGGAACGCGTGACCAGCCTGGCTCTCGCCATTGGCCGCACCCTCGGCCTGTCCGCCGGCGACCTCGACCTGCTGCATCGCGCCAGCCTTCTGCACGATATCGGCAAGATCGGCGTTCCCAATGCCATTCTGGAAAAACCCATCCCTTTAAATCCAGTGGAATATTCCGTCATCAACACCCACCCGGAAAAAGGGGTGCGCATCCTGGAACCCATTCAGGCCTACCGGGATGTGCTGCCGATTGTCGAACAGCATCATGAATGGTTCAACGGCCAGGGCTATCCCCGGGGACTCCAGGGGGAGGAGATCGCCCCGGGCGCACGCATCCTGGCCGTGGCTGATGTGTATGACGCCCTCATTTCCGATCGGCCTTACCGCCGGGGCTGGCCCCACGACGAAGTCATGGCGCATCTGCAAAAAGGGTCCGGTCAGCAATTCGACCCCGAGGTCGTGCATGCTTTCATGCGCACGGTCAGCTCAGCTGCCTATCCTGCCTGA
- a CDS encoding Ltp family lipoprotein, with product MKKVLKSIGILFFGLVVLGAAPTWADGLTGPQKNAVRSAKQYISIMGFSRAGLIQQLSSDAGDGYNVTDATVAVDTLNIDWNEQAVRSAQNYLSMMGFSCKGLVEQLSSNAGDKYTMSQATYGARQAGACE from the coding sequence ATGAAGAAAGTATTGAAGTCGATCGGCATTTTGTTTTTTGGCCTCGTTGTCCTCGGAGCCGCACCTACATGGGCGGATGGTCTAACTGGGCCTCAGAAAAATGCCGTCAGATCTGCGAAACAATACATCAGCATCATGGGCTTCTCACGGGCAGGACTTATTCAGCAGCTCTCATCCGATGCTGGTGATGGTTATAACGTTACAGATGCTACCGTAGCAGTGGATACCCTGAACATTGATTGGAATGAGCAGGCTGTAAGATCTGCGCAAAACTACCTCAGCATGATGGGCTTCTCGTGCAAAGGTCTTGTTGAACAACTTTCATCTAACGCTGGAGACAAATATACCATGAGCCAGGCAACCTACGGGGCACGCCAGGCGGGTGCTTGCGAATGA
- a CDS encoding B12-binding domain-containing radical SAM protein, protein MRTLLTTLHSKFIHPSLALPCLAAYCGEDCGELLIREFTLHEPKENILAALLREEPDVVAFSVYLWNRQATLELAAALAVVRPELRLVLGGPEVSFEDESFLRLHPGITAVVRGEGEIPLRALLRAWQQKETPRGIARLLWRDGERLVSEADGPVLENLDAIPSPFELGLVDISRGFVYYETSRGCPYSCAFCMSALDEKVRSFSMARIRADLGWLMAREVPRIKLVDRTFNYDAARSREIFRFILEHNRGSHFHFEIGAHLLDEETLALLAQVPAGTFQFEIGVQSTLPQTLSAIGRQVSLQKLEENVRTLRRHTPIDLHLDLIAGLPGEGYNDFLHSIDRVLDLHPHELQVELVKLLPGAPLRRQAAARGIAFDPNPPYTVLRTPELSFTQLETLRGISRLLDLTANSGRFGHFLECLQEACGSLAAGLERIEAYWQARELFRHPLSQRGLFERMGEFVAETFEGPLQDRLREQLARDFALTERVVPEKAPAFFDTALTAAESARVRERVQAETAAVKGQGVKVQHFAAAFDHLHDIPARTLMLYLYLTRTGQGLEVREIPLSF, encoded by the coding sequence ATGCGAACCCTGTTAACCACCCTGCACAGCAAATTCATCCACCCCAGCCTGGCCCTGCCCTGTCTCGCCGCCTATTGCGGCGAGGACTGCGGCGAACTGCTCATCCGCGAGTTCACCCTGCACGAGCCGAAGGAGAATATCCTGGCCGCCCTGCTGCGCGAAGAGCCCGACGTGGTGGCGTTTTCCGTCTATCTGTGGAACCGGCAGGCCACCCTGGAGCTGGCGGCGGCTTTGGCGGTGGTGCGTCCCGAGCTGCGCCTTGTGCTGGGCGGCCCGGAAGTCTCCTTTGAGGACGAAAGCTTTCTGCGCCTCCATCCCGGTATCACGGCGGTCGTGCGTGGCGAGGGGGAAATCCCCCTGCGGGCCCTGCTGCGGGCCTGGCAGCAGAAGGAGACGCCACGCGGGATTGCCCGTCTGCTCTGGCGCGACGGCGAACGCCTCGTCAGCGAGGCGGACGGGCCGGTGCTTGAGAATCTCGACGCCATCCCCTCCCCTTTTGAGCTGGGTCTCGTCGATATCTCCCGCGGCTTCGTCTACTATGAGACGAGCCGGGGCTGCCCCTACAGCTGCGCCTTCTGCATGAGCGCCCTCGACGAAAAAGTGCGGTCCTTCTCCATGGCGCGCATCCGTGCCGACCTGGGCTGGCTCATGGCCCGCGAGGTGCCGCGCATCAAGCTGGTCGACCGCACCTTCAACTACGACGCCGCCCGCAGCCGCGAGATCTTCCGCTTTATTCTGGAGCACAATCGCGGCAGCCATTTTCACTTCGAGATCGGCGCCCATCTGCTTGATGAGGAAACGCTGGCCTTGCTCGCCCAGGTACCAGCGGGCACGTTCCAGTTCGAGATCGGCGTGCAGTCGACCCTGCCCCAGACCCTGTCGGCCATCGGTCGCCAGGTCTCCCTGCAGAAGCTCGAAGAGAACGTGCGCACCCTGCGCCGCCACACCCCGATCGACCTACATCTGGATCTTATCGCCGGCCTGCCCGGTGAGGGCTATAACGACTTTCTGCACTCCATCGACCGGGTGCTCGACCTGCACCCCCACGAGCTGCAGGTGGAGCTGGTCAAGCTGCTGCCCGGCGCGCCCCTGCGAAGGCAGGCGGCCGCGCGGGGCATCGCCTTCGATCCCAACCCGCCTTATACGGTGCTGCGTACCCCCGAGCTGAGTTTCACCCAACTGGAGACCCTGCGGGGCATCAGCCGCCTGCTCGATCTGACGGCCAACAGCGGCCGCTTCGGGCATTTTCTGGAATGTCTGCAAGAGGCCTGCGGCAGCCTGGCGGCCGGACTGGAAAGGATCGAAGCTTACTGGCAGGCACGGGAGCTGTTCCGGCATCCGCTGTCACAGCGGGGTCTGTTCGAAAGGATGGGGGAGTTTGTGGCCGAAACGTTTGAAGGGCCCCTGCAAGACCGTCTGCGGGAGCAACTGGCGCGGGATTTCGCCCTGACCGAGCGGGTGGTGCCGGAGAAGGCGCCGGCCTTTTTCGACACGGCGCTGACAGCAGCGGAGAGCGCCCGCGTCCGCGAGCGGGTGCAGGCCGAGACCGCCGCTGTCAAGGGTCAGGGGGTCAAGGTGCAGCACTTCGCCGCTGCCTTTGACCACCTGCACGATATTCCCGCCCGCACCCTTATGCTCTATCTCTACCTCACCCGCACCGGCCAGGGTCTGGAAGTGCGGGAGATCCCCCTGTCATTCTGA
- a CDS encoding DUF1295 domain-containing protein, with protein sequence MNVFILAALVLLVFMTSVFLLALYLRDNSIVDIVYGLAFILVGGSAYLAADSGHPRQLLALGLVSVWGVRLAVHIFLRKRGEEGEDSRYRQWREEWGSTFVWRSYLQIFLLQGTVVFLVALPVLLLMVAPGGDLTLLDLAGVLVWTFGFGYEAVGDWQLLRFKRDPVNRGKIMQTGLWRTTRHPNYFGEATLWWGIFLIALGSPVGWAAVVSPLLIDFLLLKVSGIPMLEAKYEGNPHFESYKERTNAFFPWFPREGRSGR encoded by the coding sequence ATGAACGTCTTTATCCTCGCCGCCCTCGTTCTGTTGGTCTTCATGACTTCCGTCTTCCTGCTGGCCCTGTACCTCCGGGACAACAGCATCGTGGACATCGTCTACGGTCTCGCTTTTATCCTGGTCGGCGGTTCGGCTTACCTGGCTGCCGACAGCGGTCATCCCCGGCAGCTTCTCGCCCTTGGGCTGGTTTCCGTCTGGGGAGTGCGCCTGGCGGTTCACATTTTCCTGCGCAAGCGGGGGGAGGAGGGGGAGGACTCCCGCTACCGCCAATGGCGGGAGGAGTGGGGTTCGACCTTCGTCTGGCGCAGTTACCTTCAGATTTTCCTTCTGCAGGGAACGGTCGTCTTTCTGGTGGCCCTTCCCGTGCTGCTGCTCATGGTGGCGCCCGGAGGAGACTTGACCCTCCTCGATCTGGCGGGTGTTCTGGTTTGGACCTTCGGTTTCGGGTATGAGGCGGTAGGGGACTGGCAGCTCCTGCGGTTCAAGAGGGATCCGGTCAATCGTGGAAAAATTATGCAGACGGGTCTCTGGCGGACGACCCGCCACCCCAACTACTTCGGGGAGGCCACCCTGTGGTGGGGGATCTTTCTCATCGCCCTCGGCTCCCCTGTTGGGTGGGCCGCCGTCGTCAGCCCCCTTCTGATCGATTTTCTTCTGCTCAAAGTCTCGGGCATCCCCATGCTGGAGGCCAAGTACGAGGGGAATCCCCATTTTGAATCCTACAAGGAGCGCACCAACGCCTTTTTCCCGTGGTTTCCACGAGAGGGGAGGTCGGGGCGATGA
- a CDS encoding DotA/TraY family protein: MAPLVGCIAHMIPEGDGMAGQYGRQGYMLLFGILARPPLMVAGLFCSMVIMAGVGKFIGYCFVVYYESVTAGNVTGIITMIAQIAILGGTVVVFAHKIFGLTTHLPEKVIRWIGQMHDDLGVGADESRVRGIALAAGGKVEGATAEAATSAKKAIGGKKQGGGGAGGGGDEPSQEDVELSTTNNGQDLE, from the coding sequence TTGGCTCCCCTTGTGGGCTGTATAGCGCACATGATCCCCGAGGGGGATGGTATGGCCGGGCAATATGGCAGGCAGGGCTACATGCTCCTGTTTGGCATTCTGGCGCGGCCGCCCCTCATGGTTGCCGGTCTGTTCTGCTCTATGGTTATCATGGCCGGGGTTGGCAAGTTTATTGGCTATTGCTTTGTGGTTTACTATGAATCCGTGACTGCAGGCAATGTGACCGGCATCATCACTATGATTGCCCAAATCGCCATCCTGGGTGGCACGGTCGTTGTGTTTGCCCACAAGATCTTTGGGTTGACAACCCACCTGCCTGAGAAGGTCATTCGCTGGATCGGCCAGATGCACGACGATCTCGGTGTGGGCGCCGACGAGAGCAGGGTCCGTGGCATCGCCCTGGCCGCTGGTGGTAAGGTTGAGGGTGCTACAGCGGAAGCGGCCACTAGTGCAAAAAAGGCCATTGGTGGTAAAAAGCAGGGTGGCGGTGGTGCAGGAGGCGGTGGAGATGAGCCGAGCCAAGAAGACGTGGAATTGAGTACGACAAATAATGGACAGGACTTGGAATAA
- a CDS encoding radical SAM protein, with the protein MARKKTLLAVVADETGEVFEHPDLLMAGMNGMTPRLPREDELIPLPEGSRLFTIPGTPPMGFDRKSGQLRTVDTLPRSWGGGPMQAVSVFMSPAFTRTLLPAADYRRKAVQLPLWAYTAVGWCVEEERFYVAAVRVDRNNQWDPQHFDDRQLDPLVRATLRQYPDNRLYEQLSRCAVDYHCFAAKNLFFARWEAPLPTSPTCNSRCLGCISLQEAPECCPSSQERLTFVPTVQELCEVAVPHLQQAENAIVSFGQGCEGDPILQADTICEAVREMRRQTPRGTINFNSNASIPAAIDRLAEAGVDSVRISLNSVQESFYNAYYRPRGYRFADVIESVHRAKQAGMFTMLNYLVYPGLTDRPDEVEALLSLIESAGVDLIQMRNLSIDPTMYWDAMGVSGEGMGMKKMLDTVKEKVPRIQYGYFNRTREMFYPAGYETDWPLPA; encoded by the coding sequence ATGGCGAGAAAAAAGACCCTGCTGGCCGTGGTCGCCGATGAGACCGGCGAGGTTTTCGAACACCCCGATCTGCTCATGGCGGGCATGAATGGCATGACCCCCCGCCTGCCGCGCGAGGACGAACTTATCCCCCTGCCCGAAGGCAGCCGGCTCTTCACCATCCCCGGCACCCCGCCCATGGGCTTCGACCGCAAATCAGGCCAGCTGCGCACCGTCGATACCCTGCCACGCAGTTGGGGCGGCGGCCCCATGCAGGCCGTTTCGGTCTTCATGTCCCCCGCCTTCACCCGCACCCTGCTGCCCGCCGCCGATTACCGGCGCAAGGCGGTGCAACTGCCCCTGTGGGCTTACACGGCGGTGGGCTGGTGCGTCGAGGAAGAACGCTTTTACGTGGCGGCGGTGCGCGTCGATCGCAACAATCAGTGGGATCCCCAGCACTTCGACGACCGCCAGCTCGACCCCCTCGTGCGGGCCACCCTGCGCCAATACCCCGACAACCGCCTCTACGAGCAGCTCTCGCGCTGCGCCGTCGATTACCACTGCTTCGCCGCCAAAAACCTCTTCTTCGCCCGCTGGGAAGCGCCCCTGCCGACCTCGCCCACCTGCAACTCCCGCTGCCTCGGCTGCATCTCCCTGCAAGAGGCCCCCGAGTGCTGCCCCTCCAGCCAGGAGCGCCTCACCTTCGTCCCCACGGTGCAGGAACTCTGCGAGGTCGCCGTCCCCCATCTGCAGCAGGCCGAAAACGCCATCGTCTCCTTCGGCCAGGGCTGCGAGGGCGATCCCATCCTGCAGGCCGATACCATCTGCGAGGCCGTGCGCGAGATGCGCCGCCAGACCCCACGCGGCACCATCAATTTCAACTCCAACGCCTCCATCCCCGCCGCCATCGACCGCCTGGCCGAAGCCGGCGTCGACTCAGTGCGCATTTCCCTCAATTCCGTGCAGGAATCCTTCTACAACGCCTACTACCGCCCCCGCGGCTACCGCTTTGCCGACGTCATCGAGTCGGTGCACCGCGCCAAACAAGCCGGCATGTTCACCATGCTCAACTACCTCGTCTATCCCGGCCTCACCGACCGCCCCGACGAAGTCGAAGCCCTGCTCTCCCTCATCGAGTCCGCCGGCGTCGACCTTATCCAGATGCGCAACCTCAGCATCGATCCCACCATGTACTGGGATGCCATGGGCGTTTCCGGCGAAGGCATGGGGATGAAAAAGATGCTCGACACGGTCAAGGAAAAAGTCCCCCGCATTCAATACGGCTACTTTAACCGCACCCGCGAGATGTTTTACCCCGCTGGATACGAGACCGACTGGCCGTTGCCGGCTTGA
- a CDS encoding DUF2177 family protein, translating to MNVWFYLKLYLLTVPVFFAIDLLWLGVIARDLYQKNLAHLLSPAVNWPAAFIFYFMYIAGILIFAVRPALADHSLAKAAIWGALFGFFTYATYDLTNLATLREWPLKIVIIDIAWGTVLCTLVACGSFLIGRWLS from the coding sequence ATGAATGTCTGGTTCTATCTGAAGCTTTATCTGCTTACGGTCCCAGTCTTTTTCGCCATCGATCTTCTCTGGCTGGGCGTCATCGCCCGGGATCTCTACCAGAAAAACCTGGCCCATCTCCTGAGTCCCGCCGTCAACTGGCCGGCGGCTTTCATCTTCTACTTCATGTACATCGCCGGCATCCTGATCTTCGCCGTTCGTCCCGCCCTGGCCGATCACTCCCTCGCTAAAGCGGCCATTTGGGGGGCTCTCTTCGGGTTTTTCACCTACGCCACCTATGACCTGACCAACTTGGCCACCCTGCGGGAGTGGCCCCTGAAGATTGTCATCATCGATATTGCCTGGGGGACTGTCCTCTGCACCCTCGTCGCCTGCGGCAGCTTTCTTATCGGGCGCTGGCTGAGCTAA